A portion of the Paenibacillus marchantiae genome contains these proteins:
- a CDS encoding polyketide cyclase, protein MTTLLNNYFRLFDASRTDERAMQDLLSLFTPDAEIVLNGTSRTGFDGFMKAFYEYNSDVKHMWDEWKLQPDGSYQTNWAVCGQASDGTVYAKTGIDIARVNEAGQIVYLENVQADKDAFSKYNG, encoded by the coding sequence ATGACTACCTTGTTAAACAACTATTTCCGTTTATTTGACGCTTCCCGTACAGACGAACGCGCGATGCAAGATCTGTTGTCCCTGTTTACACCGGATGCAGAGATTGTGTTGAACGGCACCAGCAGAACGGGATTTGATGGTTTTATGAAGGCTTTCTATGAATACAATAGCGATGTGAAACACATGTGGGACGAATGGAAGCTTCAGCCGGACGGTAGCTATCAAACAAACTGGGCGGTATGCGGACAAGCTTCGGACGGAACGGTGTATGCCAAAACAGGCATCGATATCGCTCGTGTGAATGAGGCGGGACAGATTGTGTATTTGGAAAATGTGCAGGCAGATAAGGATGCATTCAGCAAATATAATGGATGA
- a CDS encoding ArsR/SmtB family transcription factor produces MKTPTIPMASELNLTTVCNALGDPVRMKISHCLASSGEKNCSAFEVDHISKSTLSHHIKILREAGLIRPRIEGKQHFYSLRKDDLNSRFPGLVELILNTAEEYVH; encoded by the coding sequence ATGAAAACTCCAACGATACCTATGGCTTCGGAATTGAATCTGACCACGGTCTGCAACGCACTCGGTGATCCGGTACGGATGAAAATTTCACACTGTCTGGCCAGCTCTGGCGAGAAAAACTGTTCCGCTTTCGAAGTAGACCATATTTCCAAATCAACGTTGTCTCATCACATCAAAATCTTGCGTGAAGCAGGCCTTATCCGGCCTCGCATTGAAGGCAAACAGCACTTTTATTCTCTACGAAAGGACGATTTGAACTCCCGTTTTCCCGGTCTTGTTGAACTGATTCTGAATACAGCCGAGGAATATGTACATTAA
- a CDS encoding MraY family glycosyltransferase has product MVYILAFMLSFAVVVLLIPPLGRLAHRLDFVDKPREDVERKLHRQPIPLTASYAIFTGFFLTYIVLTKEISWETAALVAGGMLLLTIGTVDDWYKTKGKDFPALPKMLVQISAAVLVFASGIAFTGFVNPFNSEYIMLPIWLQFILTILWIFGVTTVINFTDGMDGLAGGLSAISAITLFIVAMTKGQTDSALMAITLVGVTLGYLKYNKAPAKVFMGDAGATFLGFILAVIALDGAFKQATMLSIFIPILALGVPIFDNIFVVIKRFIQGKAIYQADASQAHYRLLRAGLNHKQVVGVLYLISTCLCLSSIILMLVEM; this is encoded by the coding sequence ATGGTATACATACTGGCTTTTATGCTGTCTTTTGCTGTCGTGGTTCTGCTTATTCCACCGCTTGGTCGACTGGCACATCGGCTCGATTTTGTGGACAAGCCCCGAGAAGATGTGGAGCGTAAGCTGCACAGGCAGCCCATTCCACTGACGGCGAGTTACGCGATATTTACTGGATTCTTCCTGACATACATTGTTCTTACGAAAGAAATTTCTTGGGAAACGGCGGCCCTGGTCGCCGGCGGAATGCTTCTATTAACGATTGGTACAGTTGATGACTGGTACAAAACCAAAGGCAAAGACTTCCCTGCCCTGCCCAAGATGCTCGTACAGATCTCTGCCGCAGTGCTCGTATTTGCTTCCGGCATTGCGTTCACCGGGTTCGTGAATCCCTTCAATTCCGAATACATTATGCTTCCGATCTGGCTGCAATTTATTCTGACGATCCTGTGGATCTTCGGTGTGACAACAGTCATTAACTTCACGGACGGCATGGACGGACTGGCAGGCGGTTTGTCCGCCATCTCAGCCATTACACTGTTTATCGTGGCAATGACCAAAGGCCAAACCGATTCTGCCCTTATGGCCATTACACTGGTCGGGGTCACCCTGGGTTATCTGAAATATAACAAAGCCCCCGCCAAGGTGTTCATGGGCGATGCAGGAGCTACGTTTCTCGGCTTCATCCTGGCGGTAATCGCCCTGGATGGTGCTTTCAAACAAGCGACCATGCTGTCTATCTTCATTCCGATTTTGGCACTCGGTGTGCCGATCTTCGACAACATTTTTGTGGTCATCAAACGTTTCATCCAAGGCAAAGCCATCTATCAGGCAGATGCAAGTCAAGCCCATTATCGCTTGCTGCGCGCTGGCCTGAATCACAAACAGGTGGTTGGCGTCCTGTATCTCATCAGTACCTGTCTATGCCTCTCTTCCATTATTTTGATGCTGGTAGAGATGTAA
- the cydC gene encoding thiol reductant ABC exporter subunit CydC, with protein MKAGYEQTETARSGSKKNSWITPYVAQYRWRLVAVIALGICATLCAVLLLFTSGFLISKSALRPENILMVYVPIVGVRAFGIFRAVFRYVERLAGHDAVLRILADQRVKLYQILEPQALFLRSRMQTGDVLGALAEDVERLQDIYLRTVFPAVTALVMYGGAVVAFGSVDLGFALWMGLYMLFLVAVLPAISLRVTWKMRIRLKREDAKLYTRLTDGVLGLGDWIASGRAEEFVRQQEEAEGQADMIRLRLRQWTRWRDLVAQCVIGLMVVSVTLWAGSAASAGQLPAVMIAAFVLVLFPLTEALLPVGDAVEHIPQYRESLERLQHLEGEEHLPEQSGTEEAKAAAGAKDDMTTGISGSNPVEGQQLGSLERKEKASDRRIRLRIPPRLRADIQIDQVSYRYTSGAPLAVQEVSLHLPQGKHLAILGRSGGGKSTLLKLIQGALLPSAGNIFINDLPVQTMGENITDVIAVLNQSPHLFDTTVANNLRIGRLHATDEEIQRVAAQVGLSDLIESLPQGYHTPMLETGLRFSGGERQRIALARVLLRETPVVIFDEPTVGLDPVTERALMRTILDSMQGKTMIWVTHHLMGVERMDELIFMENGQITMQGSHEQLLAREERYRRLVELDRPGWTDGQQPVVLLPPVASR; from the coding sequence ATGAAAGCCGGATATGAGCAGACAGAAACAGCCCGGAGCGGGAGCAAAAAGAATAGCTGGATCACTCCGTACGTGGCACAGTACCGCTGGAGACTCGTGGCAGTCATTGCGCTGGGGATATGCGCTACATTATGTGCTGTGCTGCTGCTCTTCACCTCCGGGTTTCTGATCTCCAAGTCGGCGCTCCGTCCTGAAAATATTTTGATGGTATATGTACCTATCGTGGGTGTTCGTGCATTTGGGATTTTCCGTGCCGTATTCCGGTATGTCGAACGTCTGGCCGGACATGATGCGGTTTTGCGTATACTGGCGGATCAGCGCGTGAAGCTGTATCAAATTTTGGAGCCGCAGGCATTGTTCCTGCGCTCTCGCATGCAGACGGGAGACGTACTTGGTGCTCTCGCAGAGGATGTAGAGAGACTGCAGGATATTTACCTGCGCACGGTATTTCCGGCGGTTACCGCGCTCGTGATGTATGGTGGAGCTGTTGTGGCTTTTGGCAGCGTTGATCTGGGATTTGCACTGTGGATGGGGTTGTATATGCTGTTTCTGGTTGCCGTGCTGCCTGCTATCTCCCTCCGCGTGACGTGGAAAATGCGGATCAGACTGAAACGGGAAGATGCCAAGTTATACACTCGTCTGACAGATGGTGTGCTTGGCCTCGGTGATTGGATAGCGAGTGGACGAGCTGAAGAATTTGTGCGTCAGCAGGAAGAGGCTGAAGGACAGGCAGATATGATTCGACTCCGCTTGCGGCAATGGACGCGCTGGCGTGATCTGGTTGCGCAGTGCGTGATTGGACTGATGGTGGTATCCGTGACCTTATGGGCGGGAAGTGCGGCTTCTGCCGGACAGCTGCCTGCGGTTATGATTGCTGCATTTGTGCTGGTGTTGTTTCCACTCACGGAAGCACTGCTACCCGTAGGAGATGCGGTGGAGCATATCCCGCAGTATCGTGAATCGCTGGAACGATTGCAGCACTTGGAAGGTGAAGAGCATCTGCCAGAACAGTCTGGAACTGAAGAAGCGAAAGCAGCAGCCGGAGCCAAAGATGATATGACGACAGGTATATCAGGCAGCAATCCTGTAGAAGGACAGCAGCTGGGTTCTCTGGAGCGTAAGGAAAAAGCGTCGGACCGACGTATCCGCCTACGTATTCCTCCCAGATTGCGAGCCGATATTCAGATCGATCAGGTGAGTTATCGTTATACGTCAGGTGCTCCATTGGCTGTGCAGGAGGTGTCTCTTCATCTTCCGCAGGGCAAACACTTGGCTATACTCGGTCGCAGCGGCGGTGGGAAATCAACCCTTCTGAAGCTCATTCAGGGAGCGTTGCTCCCATCTGCCGGGAACATATTCATCAATGATCTTCCAGTACAAACGATGGGCGAAAATATAACGGATGTCATTGCGGTGCTGAACCAAAGTCCACATCTATTTGATACAACAGTAGCTAACAATCTGCGGATCGGCCGTCTGCATGCAACAGACGAGGAAATCCAGCGAGTGGCTGCGCAAGTAGGTTTATCCGATCTCATTGAATCTTTACCGCAGGGTTATCATACCCCGATGCTGGAGACAGGACTTCGTTTCTCTGGTGGAGAAAGACAGCGGATTGCACTGGCTCGGGTACTTCTTCGCGAAACGCCTGTCGTTATTTTCGATGAACCGACTGTAGGACTTGATCCTGTAACGGAGCGAGCGCTCATGCGGACGATTTTGGATAGCATGCAAGGTAAAACAATGATCTGGGTCACCCATCACCTGATGGGAGTGGAACGGATGGATGAACTTATTTTTATGGAAAATGGACAGATCACCATGCAAGGTTCTCACGAACAATTGCTAGCCCGGGAAGAGCGTTATCGCCGTCTCGTTGAACTTGATCGACCGGGTTGGACAGATGGGCAGCAACCTGTGGTCCTTCTACCACCTGTAGCCTCAAGATAA
- the cydD gene encoding thiol reductant ABC exporter subunit CydD — MGRGLLKLPGIRPVLALASALVLLQAMTIIMQAKWLAQAITALFQGSPVTEQYPVLLLFLAAFAARYALSFWLQLIASRYAEKTGNDLRRQMVEQWFRLGPRFAKTEGTGHLVTLAREGTAQYKTYLELFIPRMLGMGFTPIVILFYVFKLDMMSGVILTLTLPILIVFMILVGLAAQRKIDGQFKSYKALANHFVDTLRGLETLKTLGQSVKHGETIVRVSQRYRKATMSTLRMAFLSSFALDFFTMLSVASVAVGLGLRLTEGHMLLGPALTVLILAPEYFLPVRMVGADYHATLDGKEAGESISQMIERGKMAERKQKEVYTSAVLHGVSEKNGESSSPEPSSGPSDVNPSTIRVVLREVNAQSDVAAFSLKPSWEATSRLALTNVQVRHQEDGPCSLNDVTFQVSGLGKVGIIGASGAGKSTLIDVLAGFQQLTSGQILYKGQPLSPEMMEDWREQTAAIPQHPTIFSGSLADNVRFYMPEASDAEVADAIHAAGLHKLTSSLPNGLQEPIGAGGRQLSGGQEQRVALARALLSARPILLLDEPTAHLDVETEYELKQTMLTLFEGKMVFLATHRLHWMPHMDRIIVMEGGTVAETGTHEELLARQGVYYQMIQAQMEAV, encoded by the coding sequence ATGGGACGGGGGCTGTTGAAGCTGCCGGGCATTCGACCGGTACTGGCGCTGGCTTCAGCGCTGGTACTGTTGCAGGCAATGACGATTATCATGCAGGCGAAATGGCTGGCACAGGCGATTACGGCATTGTTTCAAGGTTCACCTGTAACGGAGCAGTACCCAGTGCTGCTGTTGTTCCTGGCCGCGTTTGCCGCCCGCTATGCCCTATCGTTCTGGTTGCAGCTCATCGCTTCGCGGTACGCGGAGAAGACAGGGAACGATCTGCGTAGACAGATGGTGGAGCAGTGGTTCCGGCTGGGGCCGCGTTTTGCCAAAACGGAAGGAACAGGGCACCTGGTAACCTTGGCACGCGAAGGAACAGCCCAGTATAAGACGTATCTTGAACTGTTTATTCCCCGAATGCTGGGGATGGGGTTCACGCCAATCGTTATTCTGTTCTATGTCTTCAAGCTGGATATGATGTCCGGGGTTATTTTGACGCTGACGCTGCCGATCCTGATTGTGTTTATGATTTTGGTGGGGTTGGCTGCACAACGCAAGATCGATGGACAGTTCAAGTCGTACAAAGCGCTGGCCAACCATTTCGTAGATACGCTCCGTGGACTGGAAACACTCAAAACACTGGGACAAAGCGTTAAGCATGGAGAAACAATCGTTCGGGTCAGTCAGCGATATCGCAAGGCTACGATGTCTACGCTGCGTATGGCTTTTCTATCCTCCTTCGCACTCGATTTCTTCACCATGCTGTCGGTGGCTTCGGTGGCGGTTGGATTGGGGCTGCGCCTGACGGAAGGACATATGCTGCTTGGACCAGCGCTGACCGTACTCATTCTCGCGCCGGAATACTTCCTGCCTGTACGAATGGTAGGCGCAGATTACCACGCTACACTGGACGGTAAAGAGGCCGGGGAATCGATCAGCCAGATGATTGAACGAGGGAAAATGGCCGAACGTAAGCAAAAGGAAGTATACACAAGTGCTGTTCTGCATGGGGTGTCAGAAAAGAACGGAGAATCCTCCTCGCCTGAGCCTTCTTCTGGCCCAAGTGATGTGAATCCATCCACCATACGGGTGGTGTTACGTGAGGTAAATGCCCAAAGTGACGTGGCTGCTTTCTCATTGAAACCCTCTTGGGAGGCGACGAGCAGACTGGCGCTCACTAACGTACAGGTACGGCATCAGGAAGACGGGCCATGTTCGCTGAATGATGTGACGTTTCAGGTTTCTGGTCTTGGTAAAGTAGGGATTATCGGAGCGAGCGGAGCAGGGAAATCGACCCTGATTGATGTACTGGCGGGTTTCCAGCAGCTTACTTCAGGTCAGATTTTATATAAGGGCCAGCCCTTATCTCCAGAGATGATGGAAGATTGGAGAGAACAAACGGCGGCGATTCCGCAGCATCCAACTATTTTCAGTGGCAGCTTAGCGGATAATGTTCGGTTCTATATGCCTGAAGCTTCGGACGCGGAGGTGGCTGACGCCATTCACGCAGCAGGTCTGCATAAGCTTACCTCCTCCTTGCCGAATGGGTTGCAGGAACCGATCGGGGCTGGGGGAAGGCAGCTCAGTGGGGGACAGGAGCAACGGGTAGCTTTGGCGAGAGCTCTGCTTAGTGCGCGCCCGATCCTACTGCTGGATGAGCCGACTGCGCATCTGGATGTGGAGACCGAGTATGAACTGAAACAGACGATGTTAACGCTGTTTGAGGGTAAGATGGTGTTTTTGGCAACACATCGACTGCATTGGATGCCCCATATGGATCGCATTATCGTGATGGAGGGCGGCACGGTTGCAGAGACAGGAACACATGAGGAATTGTTGGCCCGACAAGGCGTATATTACCAGATGATTCAGGCCCAGATGGAGGCGGTGTAA